The following are encoded in a window of Paraburkholderia hospita genomic DNA:
- the pstS gene encoding phosphate ABC transporter substrate-binding protein PstS, whose protein sequence is MKIALFAAASLIGALSCSFAHATDVTGAGSTFAAPIYTKWADAYQKTGGGRINYQGIGSSGGIKQVLAKTVDFAGSDAPLKDDELAKDGLFQFPTVVGGVVPVVNLPGLKPGALVLSGPVLGDIFLGKIKKWNDPAIAALNPGVKLPDTDIAVVRRADGSGTSFIWTHYLAQVNPEWKSKVGEGTTVNWPTGTGGKGNDGVAAFVQRLPGAIGYVEWAYAKQNKMTYTSLKNAAGTVVEPKTDSFKAAAAGADWSKSFYQILTNEPGKDAWPVVGATFVLVHVSQDKPDRGKETLKFFDWAFKNGTQTAQELDYIPLPDGVVSQIRTQWKAKVKDASGKPIAD, encoded by the coding sequence ATGAAAATCGCTCTGTTTGCAGCCGCCAGCCTGATCGGCGCGCTGTCCTGTTCCTTCGCGCACGCAACCGACGTCACGGGCGCAGGCAGCACCTTCGCGGCCCCGATCTACACCAAATGGGCCGACGCGTACCAGAAGACGGGCGGCGGCCGTATCAACTACCAGGGCATCGGCTCGTCGGGCGGCATCAAACAGGTGCTCGCCAAGACAGTCGACTTCGCCGGCTCGGACGCGCCGCTCAAGGACGACGAGCTCGCGAAAGACGGCCTGTTCCAGTTTCCGACCGTGGTCGGCGGCGTGGTGCCCGTCGTCAATCTGCCGGGCCTCAAGCCGGGCGCGCTGGTGCTCTCCGGCCCGGTGCTCGGCGACATCTTTCTCGGCAAGATCAAGAAGTGGAACGACCCGGCCATCGCCGCGCTCAATCCCGGCGTGAAGCTGCCCGATACCGACATCGCCGTCGTGCGCCGCGCGGACGGCTCGGGCACGAGCTTCATCTGGACGCACTATCTGGCGCAGGTGAACCCGGAGTGGAAGAGCAAGGTCGGCGAAGGCACGACCGTCAACTGGCCGACAGGCACGGGCGGCAAGGGCAACGACGGCGTCGCGGCGTTCGTGCAGCGGCTGCCGGGCGCGATCGGCTACGTCGAATGGGCGTACGCGAAGCAGAACAAGATGACATACACGTCGCTGAAGAACGCGGCGGGCACCGTCGTCGAGCCGAAGACGGACAGCTTCAAGGCGGCGGCAGCGGGTGCGGACTGGTCGAAGTCGTTCTATCAGATCCTCACCAACGAGCCGGGCAAGGATGCATGGCCTGTGGTCGGCGCGACGTTCGTGCTCGTGCATGTGTCGCAGGACAAGCCGGATCGCGGTAAGGAAACGCTCAAGTTCTTCGACTGGGCGTTCAAGAACGGCACCCAGACCGCGCAGGAACTCGACTACATTCCGCTGCCGGATGGCGTCGTGTCGCAAATCCGCACGCAATGGAAGGCGAAGGTCAAGGATGCTTCGGGCAAGCCGATCGCCGATTGA
- a CDS encoding aminotransferase-like domain-containing protein translates to MILLNDEPLLAPPDTGAPLYERLAEHYRRVIASGTLSPGDRMPSVRALMSQHHVSLSTAIQVFRRLEDGGWLQARPRAGYFVRRAPASKLATVAEPDIPALAEPARYVGLHERISRVIERAQAFPDALNLGGATGDAVLYPTERLQALASRILRHRPTLLTEVGEDGGAAELRQAVAKRALSTGVTASPDDVLVTSGGVEAVNLALRAVAQPGDTIAVESPAFFGLLQILESLGLRALEIPTSPTTGLSLEALDIALTACPDIKALVVVPSLQNPLGCVMPDARKAELVQLCARRGIALIEDEPYRELIESTEPARPLKAWDRDGGVIYCASLNKVLAPGMRLGWMSSGRWHARVRLLKFAQTRNNESLAQFVAAEFIGSGAYDRHLRRLREKLRVQREASADAIGRYFPVGTRLSLPPGGLLLWVELPDGKSSDALFEAALPHGIRIAPGSIFSNSERFRSFIRLSCPGPFDERMDAALRQLGRLAGEIG, encoded by the coding sequence ATGATCTTGCTGAACGACGAACCCCTTCTCGCGCCGCCCGATACGGGCGCGCCGCTCTACGAACGCCTCGCCGAGCACTATCGCCGGGTGATCGCGTCGGGCACGCTTTCGCCCGGCGACCGGATGCCGTCGGTGCGCGCGTTGATGAGCCAGCACCACGTGAGTCTGTCGACGGCGATTCAGGTGTTTCGTCGCCTCGAAGACGGCGGCTGGCTGCAGGCGCGGCCGCGAGCGGGTTACTTCGTGCGGCGTGCACCTGCCTCGAAACTGGCGACCGTCGCTGAGCCGGACATTCCAGCGCTTGCCGAGCCGGCGCGCTACGTCGGCTTGCACGAACGCATCTCGCGCGTGATCGAGCGGGCCCAGGCGTTTCCGGATGCGCTCAATCTCGGCGGCGCGACGGGCGATGCCGTGCTTTATCCGACTGAGCGGTTGCAGGCGCTCGCCTCGCGCATCCTGCGCCATCGGCCGACGCTGCTGACGGAAGTCGGCGAAGACGGCGGCGCGGCGGAGCTGAGACAGGCCGTCGCGAAGCGTGCGTTGTCGACGGGCGTCACGGCCTCGCCCGACGATGTGCTCGTGACCAGCGGCGGCGTCGAAGCCGTGAACCTGGCGTTGCGCGCGGTCGCGCAACCGGGCGATACGATTGCCGTCGAATCGCCGGCGTTTTTTGGGCTGTTGCAGATACTCGAAAGTCTCGGGCTGCGCGCGCTCGAAATACCGACCAGCCCGACAACGGGTCTGTCGCTCGAAGCGCTCGACATCGCGTTGACCGCGTGCCCGGACATCAAGGCGCTCGTCGTCGTGCCGAGCCTGCAGAATCCGCTCGGTTGCGTGATGCCGGACGCGCGCAAGGCCGAACTCGTGCAGTTGTGCGCGCGCCGTGGCATCGCGCTGATCGAGGACGAGCCTTATCGCGAGCTGATCGAATCGACGGAACCCGCGCGGCCGCTGAAGGCCTGGGACCGCGACGGCGGCGTGATCTACTGCGCGTCGTTGAACAAGGTGCTCGCGCCGGGCATGCGGCTCGGCTGGATGTCGTCGGGGCGCTGGCATGCGCGCGTGCGGCTGTTGAAATTCGCGCAAACGCGGAACAATGAGTCGCTGGCGCAGTTCGTCGCGGCGGAGTTCATCGGCTCGGGCGCGTATGACCGGCATCTGCGCCGGTTGCGCGAGAAGCTGCGCGTGCAGCGCGAGGCGAGCGCCGATGCGATTGGCCGATATTTTCCCGTTGGCACGCGGCTGAGCTTGCCGCCTGGTGGGCTGCTGCTGTGGGTCGAATTGCCGGACGGCAAGTCGTCGGATGCGCTTTTTGAAGCCGCGTTGCCGCACGGTATCCGGATCGCGCCCGGTTCGATCTTTTCGAACTCGGAGCGCTTCCGATCGTTCATCCGACTCAGTTGTCCAGGGCCGTTCGATGAACGGATGGACGCGGCGCTTCGTCAACTCGGACGTCTCGCGGGGGAAATCGGTTGA
- the dinB gene encoding DNA polymerase IV, producing the protein MSVIVRRIAHLDMDAFYASVELLRYPELRGKPVVIGGGRNAIPETLSDGTRRFAKLKDYAGRGVVTTSTYEARAFGVFSAMGMMKAAQLAPDAILLPTDFDSYRHYSRLFKAEVAKFTTRIEDRGIDEIYIDLTDVPGDAADIGSRIKRAVHSATGLTCSICVAPNKLLAKIGSELDKPDGLTILTPEDIPTRIWPLAARKINGIGPKASDRLAALGINTVGDLAHAAPDLLQANFGLKYATWLTHVAQGSDERPVVVESEPKSMSRETTFERDLHPRHDRPALSESFTRLCVRVAEDLQRKGYVGHTIGIKLRFDDFSTVTRDLTIPAATSDAAAIRRAATECLKRVALTRKLRLLGVRVSGLSLASEQAPPLPIQAELPFTA; encoded by the coding sequence ATGAGTGTCATCGTCCGCCGTATCGCGCATCTCGACATGGACGCGTTCTACGCATCCGTCGAGTTGCTGCGCTATCCGGAGTTGCGTGGCAAGCCGGTCGTGATCGGCGGCGGTCGCAACGCGATACCGGAGACCTTGTCTGACGGCACGCGCCGTTTTGCGAAGCTGAAGGACTACGCGGGCCGCGGGGTCGTCACGACCTCGACCTACGAGGCACGCGCATTCGGCGTGTTCTCGGCAATGGGCATGATGAAGGCCGCGCAACTCGCGCCGGACGCGATCCTGCTGCCGACCGACTTCGATTCCTACCGTCATTACTCGCGTCTCTTCAAGGCGGAAGTGGCGAAGTTCACGACGCGTATCGAAGATCGCGGCATCGACGAAATCTATATCGACCTCACGGACGTGCCGGGTGATGCCGCCGACATCGGCTCGCGCATCAAGCGCGCCGTGCATAGCGCAACGGGCCTGACGTGTTCGATTTGCGTTGCACCGAACAAACTGCTCGCGAAGATCGGCTCCGAACTGGACAAGCCGGACGGCCTCACCATTCTGACGCCAGAAGATATTCCCACGCGCATCTGGCCGCTCGCTGCGCGAAAGATCAACGGCATCGGACCGAAGGCGAGCGATCGGCTGGCCGCGCTCGGTATCAATACGGTCGGCGATCTGGCGCATGCGGCGCCGGATCTGCTGCAGGCCAACTTCGGCCTCAAGTACGCAACGTGGCTCACGCACGTCGCGCAGGGCAGCGATGAGCGTCCTGTCGTCGTCGAATCCGAGCCGAAGTCGATGAGCCGCGAGACGACGTTCGAACGCGACCTGCATCCGCGCCATGACCGGCCCGCGCTGTCGGAGTCGTTCACGCGCCTGTGCGTGCGTGTCGCGGAAGACCTGCAGCGCAAGGGCTACGTCGGACACACGATCGGCATCAAGTTGCGCTTCGACGACTTTTCCACTGTCACGCGCGATCTGACCATTCCCGCCGCGACGTCGGACGCGGCGGCGATCCGGCGCGCCGCAACCGAGTGCCTGAAACGCGTCGCGCTGACACGCAAACTGCGACTGCTCGGCGTGCGCGTGAGCGGGCTCTCGCTGGCGAGCGAGCAGGCGCCGCCGCTGCCCATACAAGCGGAACTGCCATTCACGGCTTGA